One segment of Bradyrhizobium sp. CB2312 DNA contains the following:
- the ffh gene encoding signal recognition particle protein, translating to MFDNLSERLGGILDRLTGRGALTEKDVDAAMREVRRALLEADVALEVVRSFTERVREQAIGATVVKSVTPGQMVVKIVHDELVNTLGAEGQTIDVNSVPPVPIMMVGLQGSGKTTTTAKLARRLVQRDKRKVLMASLDVYRPAAMEQLAVLGRDLDIPTLPIVAGQQPPQIAKRALEAGKLGGYDIVLLDTAGRTTLDEEMMAEAAAIKAAANPHEVLLVADSLTGQDAVNLARAFDQRVGLTGIVLTRVDGDGRGGAALSMRAVTGKPIKLIGTGEKTDALEDFHPDRIAGRILGMGDVVSLVEKAAANIDAEKAARTAERMRKGQFDLNDMREQLLQMSNMGGISGLMGMMPGISKMKNQIAAAGIDDKILKRQVAIIDSMTRDERRHPDLLKASRKKRIAAGSGQSVEHVNKLLKMHRNMADVMKAMGSGKRGPLAGIAQAMGFGGGMKMPSPEEMKALQEKMQSGGGQGLPNLPKDLPPGLRGGLPNLPGLTGLSGKPTLPGLGGFPGKKK from the coding sequence TTGTTCGACAATCTGTCGGAACGGCTTGGTGGCATTCTCGATCGTCTGACGGGGCGCGGTGCGCTGACCGAAAAGGACGTCGACGCCGCGATGCGCGAGGTGCGCCGCGCGCTGCTGGAGGCCGACGTCGCGCTCGAAGTGGTGCGCAGCTTCACCGAGCGCGTCCGCGAGCAGGCGATCGGCGCCACCGTCGTCAAGTCGGTCACGCCCGGCCAGATGGTGGTCAAGATCGTCCATGACGAGCTGGTCAACACGCTCGGCGCGGAAGGCCAGACCATCGACGTCAATTCCGTGCCGCCGGTGCCGATCATGATGGTCGGCCTGCAAGGCTCCGGTAAGACCACCACCACCGCGAAGCTCGCCCGCCGCCTGGTCCAGCGCGACAAGCGCAAGGTGCTGATGGCCTCGCTCGACGTCTATCGCCCGGCGGCGATGGAGCAGCTGGCCGTGCTCGGCCGCGACCTCGACATCCCGACCCTCCCGATCGTGGCGGGCCAGCAGCCGCCGCAAATCGCAAAACGCGCGCTGGAGGCCGGCAAGCTCGGCGGCTACGACATCGTGCTGCTCGACACCGCCGGCCGCACCACGCTCGACGAAGAGATGATGGCGGAAGCAGCCGCGATCAAAGCGGCTGCGAATCCGCATGAAGTGCTGCTGGTTGCGGACTCGCTCACCGGCCAGGACGCGGTGAACCTCGCGCGCGCGTTCGATCAGCGCGTCGGCCTCACCGGCATCGTGCTGACCCGCGTCGACGGCGACGGCCGCGGCGGCGCCGCGCTGTCGATGCGCGCCGTCACCGGCAAGCCGATCAAGCTGATCGGCACCGGTGAAAAGACCGACGCGCTGGAGGACTTCCATCCCGATCGTATTGCGGGGCGCATCCTCGGCATGGGCGACGTGGTCTCGCTGGTCGAGAAGGCCGCGGCGAACATCGACGCCGAGAAGGCCGCGCGCACCGCCGAGCGCATGCGCAAGGGTCAGTTCGACCTCAACGACATGCGTGAGCAATTGCTGCAGATGTCCAACATGGGCGGCATCAGCGGGCTGATGGGCATGATGCCCGGCATCTCCAAGATGAAGAACCAGATCGCGGCCGCCGGCATCGACGACAAGATTTTGAAGCGCCAGGTCGCGATCATCGATTCCATGACGCGCGACGAGCGCCGCCATCCCGACCTGCTCAAGGCCAGCCGCAAGAAGCGCATCGCCGCCGGCAGTGGCCAGAGCGTCGAGCACGTCAACAAGCTCCTGAAGATGCACCGGAACATGGCCGACGTGATGAAGGCCATGGGCTCGGGCAAGCGCGGCCCGCTCGCCGGCATCGCGCAGGCGATGGGATTTGGCGGCGGCATGAAGATGCCCTCGCCCGAAGAGATGAAGGCGCTGCAGGAGAAGATGCAGAGCGGCGGCGGACAGGGTCTGCCGAATTTGCCGAAGGATCTGCCGCCCGGTCTTCGCGGCGGCCTGCCCAACCTTCCCGGACTGACCGGGCTGAGCGGCAAGCCGACGCTGCCGGGCCTCGGCGGTTTCCCGGGCAAGAAGAAATGA